The Petrotoga olearia DSM 13574 genome includes a region encoding these proteins:
- a CDS encoding ABC transporter permease, protein MELFEYISSSSSIIIREFLNHLKIIGLSLPFSIGIGVPTGIFISRHPKAANIVIYIASILMTIPSLALFGIMVVILSPFGAGLGVTPAVIALIIYSLLPIIRNTLVAIQSLDPQMIEAAKGMGMTESQILFKIRLPLSIPTIMSGVRNAVVMGVGVATLGYFVASGGLGYFIFAGLSRSRYPMVITGVILVSILGVLANYLLLKFEDSITPKGLKLKE, encoded by the coding sequence GTGGAACTTTTTGAATATATTTCTAGTAGTTCAAGTATTATAATTAGAGAATTTTTAAATCATTTAAAAATCATAGGTTTGTCATTACCTTTTTCTATAGGTATAGGAGTACCAACTGGAATTTTCATATCAAGGCATCCTAAAGCCGCAAACATAGTCATCTACATTGCCAGTATTCTGATGACTATTCCAAGTTTGGCGCTTTTTGGGATTATGGTTGTAATTTTATCTCCTTTTGGAGCTGGCTTAGGGGTTACACCTGCTGTGATTGCTTTGATTATATACTCCTTACTTCCAATTATAAGAAATACCTTAGTAGCTATTCAATCTCTTGATCCACAAATGATAGAGGCTGCAAAAGGAATGGGAATGACTGAATCTCAAATACTATTCAAAATCCGTTTACCTTTATCGATCCCTACCATCATGTCCGGGGTAAGAAATGCTGTAGTAATGGGAGTTGGAGTCGCTACCTTAGGATATTTTGTAGCCTCAGGAGGATTAGGATACTTTATTTTTGCTGGATTAAGTAGGTCAAGGTATCCAATGGTAATAACAGGGGTGATATTGGTATCAATTTTGGGTGTTCTAGCTAATTATCTTTTGCTAAAATTCGAAGATTCTATTACTCCTAAGGGTCTAAAATTAAAAGAATAA
- a CDS encoding ABC transporter permease has protein sequence MEFFTYVAENLGYMGIKTMEHLYLFASSWAIAIVVGMAIGIYVTRPGKEKSGRIALSITGIAQAVPSIAVIALVFLFMGIGPAPAIFALFLYSIVPITFNTASGLFGIDKGMKEAARGMGMTKREILWKVEIPNAMPTIFSGIRNAAIINLGTATIASAIGAGGLGELIFIGLGTFKFEMILAGAIPVSIMAVLIDFILALIQNKMTSEGIKLQNE, from the coding sequence ATGGAATTTTTTACATACGTTGCTGAAAATCTTGGTTATATGGGAATAAAGACTATGGAACATCTTTATTTGTTTGCATCTTCTTGGGCAATTGCCATAGTTGTGGGAATGGCGATAGGAATCTATGTTACCCGCCCCGGGAAAGAGAAGAGTGGAAGAATAGCACTTTCAATCACAGGAATAGCCCAGGCGGTCCCAAGTATTGCCGTCATAGCTCTGGTTTTTTTATTCATGGGAATAGGCCCTGCCCCGGCGATCTTTGCCCTGTTTTTGTACAGTATAGTTCCTATAACATTTAACACCGCATCTGGACTTTTCGGCATTGATAAAGGTATGAAAGAAGCAGCAAGAGGAATGGGAATGACTAAAAGGGAAATCCTGTGGAAAGTAGAAATCCCAAACGCGATGCCTACTATTTTTTCAGGAATAAGAAATGCAGCCATAATAAATTTAGGAACAGCTACAATCGCGTCAGCCATAGGTGCTGGAGGATTGGGAGAATTAATTTTTATAGGTCTTGGGACATTTAAATTTGAGATGATATTAGCTGGAGCTATTCCGGTTTCAATAATGGCCGTTTTAATTGATTTCATACTCGCTTTAATACAAAACAAAATGACTTCGGAAGGTATTAAATTACAAAATGAATAA
- a CDS encoding ABC transporter ATP-binding protein (Members of the family are the ATP-binding subunit of ABC transporters for substrates such as betaine, L-proline or other amino acids, choline, carnitine, etc. The substrate specificity is best determined from the substrate-binding subunit, rather than this subunit, as it interacts with the permease subunit and not with substrate directly.), with translation MAIKLVNLTKKYGDFTAVNNLNIEFEDNKLTVLIGPSGCGKTTTLKMINRLIERTSGDILFNGKSIDDINPIELRRSIGYVIQEIGLFPHMTVFDNIAVVPRLLKWPEDKIKKRVYDLLDLVNLDPESTAHKYPAQLSGGQRQRVGVARGLAADPDILLMDEPFGAIDPINRETLQDAFIEIQEKIKKTIIFVTHDIREAIKLGDKIAIFKDGELVQYDDTQNIVQNPKDDFVKDILGEDSQFKALEFVKVSEGLYKDMQAFKIDEDLSNIKSTIQSNYPITIFVDKNNNYKGFIETKRLNRIDDSSKLRSSLKKDYVTAKSSLYEALNKILSSSSTNIPVVTDKQKVIGVINLKAIFEQMSNKAEV, from the coding sequence ATGGCAATTAAATTAGTTAATCTCACAAAAAAATATGGCGATTTCACCGCAGTGAATAATTTAAATATTGAATTTGAAGACAATAAATTAACTGTTCTTATAGGTCCATCTGGATGTGGAAAAACAACTACACTAAAGATGATCAATCGTTTGATCGAAAGAACATCAGGCGATATCCTTTTCAATGGAAAATCGATAGACGATATAAATCCCATAGAACTGAGAAGAAGCATAGGTTACGTTATACAAGAAATTGGATTATTCCCTCATATGACTGTATTTGATAACATAGCTGTTGTTCCAAGGCTTTTAAAATGGCCTGAGGATAAAATAAAAAAAAGAGTATATGATTTATTAGATTTAGTAAATCTTGACCCAGAAAGCACAGCTCATAAGTATCCGGCACAACTATCTGGAGGCCAAAGACAAAGAGTAGGAGTAGCAAGAGGACTCGCCGCTGATCCAGACATACTGCTCATGGATGAACCATTTGGTGCAATAGATCCTATCAATAGAGAAACCTTACAAGATGCATTTATTGAAATACAAGAGAAGATCAAAAAGACTATTATATTTGTTACGCATGACATAAGGGAAGCTATTAAATTGGGGGATAAAATAGCAATCTTTAAAGATGGCGAATTAGTACAGTACGATGATACACAAAATATTGTTCAAAACCCTAAAGACGATTTTGTAAAGGACATATTAGGGGAAGATAGTCAATTCAAAGCTCTGGAATTTGTTAAGGTTAGCGAAGGATTGTACAAAGATATGCAAGCCTTTAAAATTGATGAGGATCTTTCAAATATTAAAAGTACTATACAGAGTAATTATCCTATCACAATATTTGTTGATAAAAATAACAATTATAAAGGCTTTATAGAAACTAAAAGATTGAATAGAATTGATGATTCATCTAAATTACGAAGCTCTTTGAAAAAAGATTACGTTACTGCCAAATCGAGCCTTTATGAAGCATTGAATAAGATACTAAGTTCTTCCAGTACAAACATCCCCGTAGTTACCGATAAACAAAAGGTAATAGGGGTGATCAACTTAAAAGCTATATTTGAACAAATGTCAAATAAAGCAGAGGTTTGA
- a CDS encoding helix-turn-helix domain-containing protein — MNENEKKWGAIDKKALLELVYEIKKRRLQMGITQKNLAERMGTTQAIISKFEKGNYNPTYLFLQRLTEVLGGSIKLYFEPRDDKEINSDDVSKNDNFETIFHLKL; from the coding sequence TTGAATGAAAATGAAAAGAAATGGGGAGCTATCGATAAAAAGGCTTTGTTAGAATTAGTATATGAGATTAAAAAAAGAAGATTACAAATGGGAATTACACAAAAAAATTTAGCTGAGCGAATGGGAACGACCCAGGCGATAATTTCTAAATTTGAAAAAGGAAATTACAATCCAACATATTTGTTTTTGCAAAGATTGACAGAAGTGTTGGGAGGGAGTATCAAATTATATTTTGAGCCTAGAGATGATAAAGAGATAAATAGCGATGACGTTTCTAAAAATGATAATTTTGAAACAATATTTCACTTAAAATTATAA
- the secD gene encoding protein translocase subunit SecD — protein sequence MRNRRIRILFTIIVFVFALLGLIIPLSDNVNDISIFRFFPNINLGLDIQGGVLLEYSLDVPEGVDTSNVVGNVITVLRRRMDNAGYTEAIVSEVVSGGESRVRVEIPGISDTQRAEELIGSKGKLYFAEVLEVVESTTTPQITRNRTIQINGEQIEMYSYVRDSNNPNLWYRVKNVFEFGDSPFQITGLDVTDAVASLNSQGAGFVVNLNFNNEGRQKFELATANLINQRIAIILDEEVIIAPVVRERISQGRAEISGIESMEEAQNIAVLIKSGNLPVDLVKFQERTLGPTLGRDIVTTIINAGIIGLIIVMIYMIIVYRWMGIIADIALVYNSLLLMGVLSWTGAILTLPGIAGIILTFGTTVDGNIIIYERIKEELRIGRPPLTAVKFGFNKVFSTIFDANITTILAGLVLFFLTSGSIRGFSVTLIIGVLGAMFTNLVVSRLLLESTSHFLKPEKYVKGIVVEKGGTK from the coding sequence TTGAGGAATAGAAGGATACGAATACTATTTACTATAATAGTTTTTGTTTTTGCGCTATTAGGGTTAATTATACCTTTGTCTGATAATGTGAATGATATAAGTATATTCCGTTTTTTTCCAAATATAAATTTAGGCCTGGATATTCAAGGTGGAGTTCTGTTAGAGTATAGTTTAGATGTACCTGAAGGAGTAGATACTTCTAATGTTGTAGGTAACGTAATTACAGTTCTAAGGAGAAGAATGGACAACGCTGGTTACACAGAGGCGATAGTGTCCGAAGTTGTTTCTGGTGGAGAAAGCAGAGTTCGTGTTGAGATTCCAGGTATATCAGATACTCAAAGGGCAGAAGAACTTATAGGTAGCAAAGGTAAACTGTACTTTGCTGAAGTATTGGAAGTTGTGGAATCTACAACTACTCCACAAATTACTAGAAATAGAACTATACAGATAAATGGTGAGCAAATAGAAATGTATAGTTACGTTAGAGATAGTAATAACCCTAACCTTTGGTATAGGGTGAAAAATGTTTTCGAATTTGGAGATTCTCCATTTCAGATTACCGGTTTAGATGTCACTGATGCCGTTGCTTCCCTTAATAGTCAAGGAGCAGGATTCGTAGTTAATTTAAATTTCAATAATGAAGGAAGGCAAAAATTTGAATTGGCTACCGCAAATTTAATAAACCAAAGGATTGCGATTATTTTAGATGAAGAGGTTATAATTGCGCCTGTTGTTAGAGAAAGGATATCGCAAGGAAGAGCTGAAATCAGCGGAATAGAGAGTATGGAAGAAGCACAAAACATTGCTGTTTTGATAAAGTCAGGGAATTTACCGGTAGATTTGGTTAAATTTCAAGAAAGAACGCTTGGCCCTACTTTGGGAAGAGATATTGTGACCACAATTATAAATGCTGGAATCATCGGGCTTATAATAGTAATGATTTACATGATTATAGTCTATAGATGGATGGGAATAATTGCTGATATTGCTTTAGTATATAATTCGCTTTTGTTAATGGGAGTTTTAAGTTGGACAGGAGCAATATTAACTCTACCAGGTATCGCTGGAATAATCTTAACTTTCGGTACCACAGTTGATGGAAACATTATTATATACGAAAGAATAAAAGAGGAACTTAGAATAGGAAGGCCCCCTTTAACTGCAGTAAAGTTTGGATTTAATAAAGTTTTTTCAACTATTTTTGATGCCAATATAACGACTATTTTAGCTGGTTTAGTTTTATTCTTTTTAACAAGTGGAAGTATTAGAGGCTTCTCAGTAACTCTCATAATAGGTGTTTTAGGTGCGATGTTTACTAACTTAGTTGTTAGTAGGCTACTTTTAGAAAGTACTTCTCACTTTTTGAAGCCTGAAAAGTACGTGAAAGGAATTGTGGTGGAAAAAGGGGGTACTAAATAA
- a CDS encoding M42 family metallopeptidase: MKELIKNITELYGPSGREDQVRDFIKEQIKDYVDDIKTDKLGNLIATKKGISGKTILFDAHMDEIGVVVTHILDKGFLKIEQVGGQNPVNLIGSRLIFNGRIGVVGVEGESEKELKDNYKNLSLDNIFVDIGVSSKEEAEKIAPIGTFGTFAEGFVDYGNYCLSKAMDDRIGCAILIESIRNMRDNQHTVLFAFTVQEEVGLVGSFVSSYNYHVDRAIAVDVTDSLDTPKALKRMSMALGKGPCIKIKDNLSVSDREVVEWIKNAASANAIPYQFEVLTFGGTSAAGYQRTKSGIPSCTISIPTRYIHSPHEMLSFSDVENAVKLLNTLSKTNF; this comes from the coding sequence TTGAAAGAGCTAATAAAAAATATCACTGAGCTTTATGGACCAAGTGGAAGAGAAGACCAAGTGAGAGATTTTATAAAAGAACAGATTAAAGATTATGTAGATGATATTAAAACGGACAAGTTAGGAAATCTTATTGCCACAAAAAAAGGTATTTCTGGAAAAACTATATTATTTGACGCCCACATGGATGAAATAGGGGTTGTTGTTACTCACATTTTAGACAAAGGATTTCTAAAAATAGAACAAGTTGGGGGCCAAAACCCTGTAAATTTAATTGGTTCCAGGTTGATTTTTAATGGAAGAATAGGGGTTGTGGGAGTTGAGGGAGAAAGCGAAAAAGAATTAAAAGATAATTACAAGAACTTATCTTTAGACAACATATTTGTTGATATAGGTGTATCCTCAAAAGAAGAAGCAGAAAAAATTGCTCCTATAGGAACTTTTGGAACTTTCGCCGAAGGTTTTGTGGATTATGGTAATTATTGTTTGTCAAAAGCGATGGATGACAGGATAGGATGCGCCATTTTAATAGAAAGTATAAGAAATATGAGAGATAATCAACACACTGTTTTATTCGCTTTTACAGTCCAAGAAGAAGTAGGTTTAGTCGGTTCTTTTGTTTCCTCTTATAATTACCACGTAGACAGAGCAATAGCTGTTGATGTCACGGATTCATTGGATACTCCAAAGGCTCTTAAAAGAATGAGCATGGCCTTGGGAAAAGGACCTTGTATTAAAATAAAAGATAATCTTTCTGTTAGCGATAGAGAAGTTGTAGAGTGGATAAAAAATGCTGCTTCTGCAAACGCCATCCCTTATCAATTTGAGGTATTAACCTTTGGAGGAACAAGTGCTGCAGGATATCAAAGAACTAAATCCGGGATTCCAAGTTGCACTATTTCTATTCCTACCAGGTATATACATTCACCTCACGAGATGTTATCTTTTAGCGATGTTGAAAACGCAGTGAAATTGTTAAACACACTCAGTAAAACTAATTTTTAG
- the yajC gene encoding preprotein translocase subunit YajC, with protein sequence MLETVFDFINFGPAGAADAGNTVQQAQTAPTGGGGFGGLLFFLIIIILMWVMLFLPQRRQEKRHKEMLSALKKGDKIVTSSGIIGKIISITNERIRISTADKTEIDITKNAVAGVLSKSDRPEATPEETETEAETEDKK encoded by the coding sequence ATGTTAGAAACAGTATTTGATTTTATAAATTTTGGTCCAGCAGGTGCTGCGGATGCTGGTAACACGGTCCAACAGGCACAAACAGCTCCGACAGGCGGTGGAGGATTCGGTGGATTGTTGTTCTTTTTAATAATCATAATCTTAATGTGGGTTATGTTGTTTCTCCCACAAAGGCGACAAGAAAAAAGGCATAAGGAAATGCTTTCTGCTTTGAAAAAAGGCGATAAAATAGTTACATCATCAGGAATCATAGGAAAGATAATATCGATAACTAACGAGAGAATCCGAATTTCAACAGCAGATAAAACAGAGATCGATATAACGAAGAATGCTGTTGCGGGAGTTCTTTCTAAAAGCGATAGACCTGAAGCGACACCAGAAGAAACCGAAACCGAAGCCGAAACTGAAGATAAAAAATAG
- a CDS encoding septum site-determining protein MinC, producing the protein MDEPVYAKILDGDIIFYFSKGNTQKDLFEYFKKELVKMKSFFNVGDSFYVYFEDGSQHNLLNRIVKFANSLQLNVAGAYFGKLPEGKVGNKELNLSSTQIYRKHLRSGQVVQNPGDIIVFGNVNQGAEVNAGGSIIIFGKVFGTLRAGITNKKNAFIIAYELNSPLVEIAGIPFFNHEWPKSPVSIRIVENKALVEPVEL; encoded by the coding sequence ATGGATGAACCCGTATACGCAAAAATTTTGGACGGAGACATAATCTTTTATTTTTCAAAGGGAAACACACAAAAAGATCTTTTCGAATATTTTAAAAAAGAACTCGTTAAGATGAAAAGTTTTTTTAACGTTGGAGATAGTTTTTACGTATATTTCGAAGATGGTTCTCAGCATAATTTATTAAATAGAATCGTAAAATTCGCCAATAGTCTCCAATTAAACGTTGCAGGAGCGTATTTTGGCAAGCTTCCCGAAGGAAAAGTTGGAAACAAAGAGTTAAACCTTTCCAGTACCCAAATTTATAGAAAACATTTAAGATCCGGTCAAGTAGTACAAAATCCTGGTGATATTATAGTCTTTGGAAATGTAAACCAAGGTGCAGAAGTTAACGCAGGTGGAAGTATTATAATATTTGGCAAGGTATTTGGAACTTTAAGAGCTGGAATAACCAACAAAAAAAACGCTTTTATTATTGCCTACGAATTAAATTCACCATTAGTAGAAATCGCAGGTATCCCTTTTTTCAACCACGAATGGCCAAAGTCTCCCGTTTCTATTAGAATAGTAGAAAATAAAGCATTAGTTGAACCTGTTGAATTGTGA
- the secF gene encoding protein translocase subunit SecF: MPNIDFVGKRTFFIYLSLALILFSVIVIFVKGFNFGVDFSGGSEIIVSFDKSYTIDELRNGLQKINPDYATAKIIQTNPGGGTLERFFYIITVRDSFPILEEKQAFINSLEESFSDSSLNIEQFNDVSGYAAREIRSYAWYAVIIALIVLLAYITIRFQFSYGVGAILALAHDVIITLGFYSLFGIEMNLTAIAAFLTLAGYSLNDTIVVYDRIRENRTKNRGMDIERVTNKSINEVIVRSLNTSLTTFIVVFIMLLLGGRSIASFAFGLTVGVIIGTYSSLYIASPIVIGMVKRRKKTQKA, translated from the coding sequence ATGCCAAATATAGATTTTGTTGGAAAAAGAACTTTTTTCATTTATTTATCTCTTGCTTTGATACTTTTTTCTGTAATAGTGATTTTTGTAAAAGGGTTCAATTTTGGAGTTGATTTTTCTGGTGGTAGTGAGATTATCGTATCTTTTGATAAAAGTTATACAATAGATGAATTGAGAAACGGTTTACAAAAGATAAATCCAGATTATGCCACCGCTAAGATAATTCAAACTAACCCAGGCGGAGGAACTTTGGAACGATTCTTTTATATAATTACAGTAAGAGATTCTTTTCCTATTTTGGAAGAAAAACAAGCGTTTATAAATAGTTTAGAAGAATCTTTTTCTGATTCTAGTTTAAATATTGAACAATTCAACGATGTTTCTGGCTATGCGGCTAGGGAGATTCGATCGTATGCTTGGTATGCTGTAATTATTGCTTTGATAGTTTTGTTAGCGTATATAACCATTAGGTTTCAATTTTCCTACGGTGTCGGAGCGATTTTAGCTTTAGCTCATGACGTTATAATCACCTTAGGTTTTTATTCCTTATTTGGTATAGAAATGAACTTAACCGCTATAGCCGCATTTCTTACTTTAGCAGGTTATTCTTTAAACGATACCATTGTTGTTTATGATAGAATAAGGGAAAACAGGACGAAAAATCGTGGGATGGATATAGAGAGAGTTACCAATAAAAGTATTAATGAAGTTATTGTAAGATCATTAAATACTTCCTTGACTACATTCATAGTTGTTTTTATTATGCTTCTTTTGGGAGGAAGATCAATAGCTTCATTTGCATTTGGATTAACTGTGGGAGTCATAATTGGAACTTATTCTTCGTTGTATATTGCGAGTCCAATTGTCATTGGTATGGTAAAAAGACGTAAGAAAACACAAAAAGCTTAA
- the mgsA gene encoding methylglyoxal synthase, translating into MVNVALIAHDKKKLDLALFAKEWKDVFKNCKLYATKTTGKILKEKVGLEIQTFESGPLGGDLQIGALAVSGKIDFVIFLRDPLTAQPHEPDVSAVLRICDVHNIPLATNLATAEAIVLEIQKKLNN; encoded by the coding sequence ATGGTCAATGTAGCGTTAATAGCCCACGATAAAAAGAAATTAGACCTTGCACTCTTTGCTAAAGAATGGAAGGATGTATTTAAAAATTGCAAACTTTATGCTACAAAAACCACGGGAAAGATTTTAAAAGAAAAGGTTGGTTTAGAGATACAAACTTTTGAATCCGGACCATTGGGAGGAGACTTACAAATAGGTGCACTTGCTGTTAGTGGAAAAATTGATTTTGTCATCTTTTTGAGGGATCCATTGACAGCCCAGCCACACGAACCTGATGTATCTGCAGTTTTAAGGATTTGCGATGTACACAACATTCCTCTTGCTACTAATTTAGCAACCGCTGAAGCGATAGTTCTAGAAATTCAAAAAAAACTTAATAATTAA
- a CDS encoding M28 family peptidase, whose amino-acid sequence MDTSTLLKNLSNTFAVSSFENCTFPLIEKELKNISPDVKSEKVGIGNLTASYGNGNPKIAFFAHVDEIGIVISKIIDEHFARISPVGGVDPRTLVGKRVLFKTNDLEKIGIVGFLAPHLQKKEDREKSPSFDELFVDFSISEGTSDINVGDMGVIQVQAVDLENGKISNKSLDNKVGASVLIKSLEYLQNLKFEGQLILSFNKGEEVGLVGAQGSTHHLKPDFAIVVDVTFGEKLPENIESIKLGEGPVIGVGTTVTRSVFEELTKTAKNNNIKYQIETFTRGSGTEADVVQISSTGIKTGVVSVPILNMHSPNEVVDVKDVEESAKLLSLFALNTSLNWKGRRKL is encoded by the coding sequence ATGGATACTTCTACTTTACTAAAAAATTTATCCAATACCTTTGCAGTGTCTTCTTTTGAAAATTGCACCTTCCCTTTGATTGAAAAAGAATTAAAAAACATTTCACCAGATGTAAAATCAGAAAAAGTAGGAATAGGTAATTTAACAGCATCTTACGGCAATGGAAATCCCAAAATTGCCTTTTTTGCACACGTGGATGAAATTGGAATAGTTATATCAAAAATAATCGATGAACATTTCGCTCGCATTTCTCCTGTTGGCGGAGTCGACCCAAGAACTTTGGTAGGAAAAAGGGTTCTTTTTAAAACAAATGACTTGGAAAAAATCGGCATAGTTGGGTTTTTAGCCCCCCACCTTCAAAAAAAGGAAGATAGGGAAAAATCTCCGTCATTTGATGAGCTTTTCGTCGATTTTTCCATTTCAGAGGGAACAAGCGATATCAACGTTGGAGATATGGGCGTTATACAAGTTCAGGCTGTTGACCTTGAAAACGGAAAGATATCAAATAAGTCTTTAGACAACAAAGTTGGTGCATCGGTATTAATTAAGTCGTTAGAGTACCTACAAAATCTCAAATTCGAAGGACAATTGATTTTATCTTTTAACAAAGGTGAAGAAGTAGGATTAGTTGGAGCACAAGGAAGCACCCATCATCTAAAACCTGACTTTGCAATTGTAGTTGATGTAACTTTTGGCGAAAAACTACCGGAAAATATAGAGTCTATCAAACTAGGAGAAGGACCAGTTATAGGTGTAGGTACTACAGTTACCAGGAGTGTTTTCGAAGAACTAACAAAAACCGCTAAAAATAACAATATCAAATACCAAATAGAAACTTTTACTAGAGGGAGCGGCACCGAGGCAGATGTAGTACAAATATCATCTACCGGAATAAAAACAGGTGTTGTTTCAGTCCCGATCCTTAACATGCATTCTCCCAACGAAGTTGTAGATGTAAAAGATGTGGAAGAAAGCGCAAAATTATTATCTCTCTTCGCTTTAAATACTAGTTTAAATTGGAAAGGGCGTAGAAAATTATGA
- a CDS encoding M42 family metallopeptidase, which translates to MRKYLKDLTNIPGISSREEKIRQYIKSKVANKTDEITEDIMGNLLCLIKGKDSSKKLMLDAHMDEVGFMITKINEDGTFGISPVGGVDPRVVKSQRLKIEEKISAVVNSTPIHLEKETDKVEQYESIKVYAGFSNKEEASKKVNLGDMVTFDTTYYEGNNYAVAKAFDDRVGCSIMMDIIDYFFENGEKPLYDTYFNFATQEETGLRGTGTAASKIQPNFAIVLEGTTAGDNPENPPDKWATHIGNGPVLTFMHSGLVLNKEIFEKIVDTAKKLEIKFQYKMRTAGGTDAARLAKTLYGIPSGVISVPCRYIHSPQSIINLQDYELTYQLVKQLVVNTPF; encoded by the coding sequence ATGAGGAAGTATTTAAAAGATTTAACCAATATTCCTGGAATATCTTCAAGAGAAGAAAAAATAAGACAGTACATAAAATCAAAAGTCGCTAACAAGACAGATGAAATCACTGAAGATATCATGGGAAATCTATTATGTTTAATTAAAGGTAAAGATTCTTCCAAGAAATTAATGCTGGACGCCCACATGGATGAAGTTGGCTTTATGATTACCAAAATAAATGAAGATGGTACCTTTGGCATATCTCCCGTTGGAGGTGTTGACCCAAGGGTAGTAAAAAGTCAGAGATTAAAAATCGAAGAAAAAATATCTGCTGTTGTCAATTCTACACCTATTCACTTAGAAAAAGAAACAGACAAAGTTGAACAGTATGAAAGTATAAAGGTCTACGCCGGATTTTCTAACAAAGAGGAAGCTTCTAAAAAGGTCAATTTGGGTGATATGGTTACATTTGATACTACTTATTATGAGGGAAATAACTATGCTGTGGCCAAAGCCTTCGATGATAGAGTTGGATGTTCAATTATGATGGATATAATAGACTATTTTTTTGAAAACGGCGAGAAACCCCTTTACGATACATACTTCAATTTCGCTACTCAAGAAGAAACCGGGTTGAGAGGTACAGGAACTGCAGCTTCAAAAATACAACCAAATTTCGCCATTGTATTAGAAGGTACAACAGCAGGTGACAACCCTGAAAATCCACCTGATAAATGGGCAACCCATATTGGAAATGGACCTGTCTTAACATTCATGCATAGCGGTTTAGTCCTTAACAAGGAGATCTTTGAAAAGATCGTAGATACTGCAAAGAAATTAGAGATTAAATTCCAATATAAAATGCGAACAGCAGGTGGAACTGATGCCGCTAGGCTTGCAAAGACCCTTTATGGAATTCCTTCTGGGGTAATATCTGTGCCGTGCAGATACATACATTCTCCACAATCTATTATTAATTTGCAAGATTACGAACTTACTTACCAATTAGTAAAACAATTAGTTGTTAACACACCATTTTAA